From the Niveibacterium microcysteis genome, the window GGGGTTGCACGGCGATGCGCTGAAGATCCGCTTGGCTGCGCCCCCGGTGGATGGCAAGGCGAACGAGGCGCTGCTGGCCTTCATCGCCACCACGCTGGGCATTGCCAAGCGCTCGGTCAGCCTGGAATCCGGCGCCACGTCGCGCCAGAAACGCGTGCGAGTGACCGACGCAGATCCGGCGCGTCTCGCGCGCCTTACCGAACACTGAGTGCATACCGAAACGGAGACGCTGCTGTGAGCATCGCAGTCGACAACCCCTATACGCTCTTCGGCGAGTGGCTGGCCGAGGCTACCGCAAACGAACCGAACGATCCGAACGCGATGGCCCTGTCCACCGTGGGCGAGGACGGCATGCCCTCCTGCCGCATGGTGTTGCTGAAGGATTTCGACGAGCAGGGTTTCGTCTTCTACACCAATCTCGGGAGCCAGAAGGCGCGCGAGCTGGCCGCGCACCCCAAGGCGGCGCTGCTGTTCCACTGGAAGAGCCTGCAGCGCCAGGTCCGCGTGCAGGGAACGATCACGCCAGTCAGCAAGGAAGAGGCGGACGCCTACTTTGCCAGCCGTGCACGTGACTCGCGCATCGGCGCATGGGCCTCGAAACAGTCTCAGCCGATGGAAGGGCGCTGGGAGCTGGAAAAGCGTGTCGCCGCGTTCGCGCTCAAATTCGGCATCGGCGAGATTCCACGGCCGGCGTTCTGGTCCGGTTTCCGCGTTGCGCCGCAGGTGATCGAATTCTGGAAAGCCGGCGCCTTCCGGCTCCATGACCGCGTTCGCCTCGAACGGCAGGCAGACGGTAGCTGGAAAGGTACGCCGCTGTTTCCCTGATGCGCGGGCGATAGCGCTCAGGCGTGCGGCGATCGACGGATTGCGCCGGTTTTCGCGTTTCCAAAGCGCGGGACCTCGGTCGCCGCGCTGCCTGCGCCGCCGCCGGTACTCGCCTTCTGCCCAGGCCCATATAGAAAGAATTGAAGTCGAATGTGACCTGCTTCGCGCCCAGGAATGCGAACGGCATTTCGCGCGCGCGTGAACGCGCCCATGATTTAGGCGTTTTTGTCAGAGTTTCACGCCGCCGGCGCGACGCACAGAGGTCGATTCAATGCTCAACGTATTCTCGGGCGCATGGTTGGAGAGCTGGAACGTGTTCGCGGACATCGTGTCGAGCTACGGCTACCTCATCGCGGTGTTGATGGGGCTCGCGCTGGTCTTCTTCTGTTCTGCACCGATTTTTCGCACGCAGCCGCTGACACCGGCCGAGCAGCGCGAGCGCCCCGAGGTGCCATCGCGCCAAAGATCGATCCTGGTCGTCGATGATTCGGCGGTTGTTCGCGCCAAGCTTGCCAAGTTGCTGCAACTGGCGGGCTACCGCGTGACGCTGGCGCAGGACGGGGTGGAGGCGGAAGAAGCGCTGGCCCGTGAGCGCTTCCATCTGATGATTACCGACCTTGAAATGCCGCGCATGGATGGTTTCGAGCTGATCGCGTCGGTCCAGGGTAGTCTCGCGACCGAACAGCTACCGATCATTGCCATCACCGGGCACGAAGCCCTGCAGGGCCGGGTGCGGGACTGCGAGGGCGTATTCGGCATCTTCCAGAAGCCGTGGAACGACCGCGAACTGCTGCGCCGTGTGGCGGCGCTGACGCAGCTGAGCGAACTGACCTGGAACGTCGAGCACGGCGCGCCGACACTGCTTGGCGGAGCCTGAGCCCCGCGCGAGCTGCTACTCCGCCAGCGGCGGATATTTCTTCGCGTTGAGCGCAATCTTGTCGCGCACGGCCGCATCCACGTCGATCTTCAAGACCATCGCCAGCCGCATCAGGTAGAGCAGCACGTCGGCGACCTCCTGCCGTACATGCTCGGCCTCGTCCCCCTGCATGATTGCCTCGGCCTGTGCGTCGGTGAGCCACTGGAAGATCTCGGCCAGCTCGCCAACCTCGCCGGTGAGCGCGAGGATCAGGTTGCGCGGGTTATGGAAGCGGTCCCAGTCGCGTTCGCGCGCGAAGTCGGCGAGGCGCGCCTCCAGTGCCGCGGTGTCGATCAGTTTCATGGCGGTAGGCGACGGGCCGTGAACGTAGGGAGCGTGGGGGGTGTCATCCTGGCCGCCGCGCGACGAGCTGCACCACCGACGCAAGGCCGTTGTGGGCGGGGCCTTCGATGACCTCGCGTTCGAGCTCGATCAGGTGATCGAACGTCAGCGGCGCGAGTTCGGCGTGCAGCGCCTCCGCTTCGCACAGCATGTCCGGGTCGCTTGGCCCGCCGGTGCCGTAGTTCAGTTGGCGTGGCGT encodes:
- a CDS encoding DUF167 domain-containing protein, which codes for MDVSWLTLCADGSAVLALHIQPGAKRTEIAGLHGDALKIRLAAPPVDGKANEALLAFIATTLGIAKRSVSLESGATSRQKRVRVTDADPARLARLTEH
- the pdxH gene encoding pyridoxamine 5'-phosphate oxidase; translation: MSAYRNGDAAVSIAVDNPYTLFGEWLAEATANEPNDPNAMALSTVGEDGMPSCRMVLLKDFDEQGFVFYTNLGSQKARELAAHPKAALLFHWKSLQRQVRVQGTITPVSKEEADAYFASRARDSRIGAWASKQSQPMEGRWELEKRVAAFALKFGIGEIPRPAFWSGFRVAPQVIEFWKAGAFRLHDRVRLERQADGSWKGTPLFP
- a CDS encoding response regulator, which encodes MLNVFSGAWLESWNVFADIVSSYGYLIAVLMGLALVFFCSAPIFRTQPLTPAEQRERPEVPSRQRSILVVDDSAVVRAKLAKLLQLAGYRVTLAQDGVEAEEALARERFHLMITDLEMPRMDGFELIASVQGSLATEQLPIIAITGHEALQGRVRDCEGVFGIFQKPWNDRELLRRVAALTQLSELTWNVEHGAPTLLGGA
- a CDS encoding nucleotide pyrophosphohydrolase: MKLIDTAALEARLADFARERDWDRFHNPRNLILALTGEVGELAEIFQWLTDAQAEAIMQGDEAEHVRQEVADVLLYLMRLAMVLKIDVDAAVRDKIALNAKKYPPLAE